TGTAAGGAAGCTTGTTTAGTTGCATTAAAAAACGGCTATCGTCATATCGATACTGCTCATGCATACAGAAATGAATCAGGCGTTGGAGCCGCTGTTAAGGAGAGCGGGATTCCCCGTGAAGAAATATGGATAACAAGTAAACTTTGGCCTTCCGAATACGGAGAAGGCACAACAATGGAAGCAATCGATAAAATGCTTGCCCGTTTGAATACACCCTATATTGATCTTTTGTATGTTCATCAGCCTGTCGGGGATTTTGTGGGAGCCTGGAAAGATATGGAAAAAGCAGTTGAAGCGGGGAAAGTTCGAGCATTGGGTATCAGTAATTTCGATGACAGTGACGAAGTTTTTCATGCAATTGTAGACAATATGAAAATAAAGCCGGCAGTAATGCAAATAGAATGCCACCCTTATGCTCAACGATTGAACGTCAGAGAGAAAGTAAAACCTTACGAAATAGCCATAGAATGCTGGTTCCCGTTAGGACATGGAAACAAAGAGCTACTTTCGAATCCGGTTATCGGAAAAATTGCAGAGACGCATAATAAGACAATTGCACAAATAATCCTCCGATGGCATATTCAGGAAGGATTCTCAGTTATTCCAGGTGCTACTAATCCCGACTACATCAAAGAGAATATCAGTATTTTCGATTTTGAACTAAGCGATGAAGAAATGACAACCATGCGTTCATTAAACAAAGAAAAACGTTTTTTTAATATGACTCTCGAACAAAAGCAGGGATTTGTAAATATGAAAATGGAGGATTAATCTTGCTAAAAAATAAGGGACAATAAACCTTATTGAATACAGGCAGGCAATGTTTCTTTCTATAATCACAAGAAATTTTCCAATTGAAAAATACTGAGAAGACATTTAATTATAATATAATGATAAAGGAAATGAAAACAACAATCATCGGAATTATTCTATTCGTTTTTAGTGTGCAGGGATTATTTGCACAAACCGTAACGGAAAACTTCTCTGATGCTGAGAAGGAAATCATCCGGCTTTCTAAAGATAAATGGCAGTGGATGGCAGACAAAGATGTGGATAAGTTGTCAGCGCTTTTTCACGAGAAAGCCGAATTCGTACATATGGGTGGAAACTGGAATACCGAAAGGGAACTTCAAATCATCAAAAGCGGCGGCATTTGGTATAAAAAAGCTGACGTTCACAACGTATCCGTAAATATCATTGACAACACGGCCATTCTTTTAAACCGGATAGACTTGTTGGCCGTTGTCGGGGGAAATGAAGTAACTAATCCTTTTATAGTTACAGAAGTATATATTCAACAAAACGGAACCTGGAAACTGGGATCTCTTTCGTTTACCAGAGTGATGACTCGCGATAACAACTAAATGATTACAAACAACCATTACTATACAAGTATGAAGGCAATCGTATTATTTTTAGTTTTTGTACTGTGTTGCAGTTTCTCACCAGGAACTAACAATAATATTCCTGCGACTGTGCATGAACCAACTGTACGGATTCAGTCAGGAGTACTGCGCGGTACAACCGAAGATGGGGTTGACAGTTATAAAGGAATTCCGTACGCAGCTCCCCCTGTTGGCGAATTCCGATGGAGACCGCCTCAACCCGTAACACCATGGGAAGGAATAAGGGATGCAAGCAAATTTGGTCCCAATTGTGCACAAGCAGGATGGGAAACACCTCCGGGTACCATTGCGGAAGGCTCATCCGAAGATTGTCTATACCTGAATGTATGGGTACCTTCAGGTACTAAATCTGGGACAAAACTCCCTGTGATGGTTTGGATACACGGGGGCGGATTTGTAGGAGGCAGCGGTTCGGGAACCACCGGGAATCAATTTGCAAAACAGGGTGTTATCCTTATGACTTTCAATTACCGCCTCGGGCGTTTGGGGCATTTCGCATTCCCCGCATTAAGTGCCGAACATCCTGAAGAACCAAAAGGCAGCTATGCCTACATGGATCAGATTGCAGCGCTTAAATGGGTTCAGGATAATATTGCAGCTTTTGGCGGTGACCCTGAAAATGTCACGATTTTCGGTTTTTCGGCTGGAGGCGTATCCGTTCATTCATTGCTTACCATACCTGCTGCACGAGGACTTTTCCACAAAGCAATCAGTGAATCGGGCGGTGGTAGAGACGGCGTTTTAACCGGCAGGCCTATTAAGCAGGAAAATGCAGACCCTTTTTATACCGTTTCTGCAGAAACAATTGGAATAAATTTCGCGAAGAAGCATGGGATTGAAGGAACAGATGCCGCTGCATTAGCTAAACTTCGGGCACTTAAGGTGGAAGATATTGTTGACGGAGGTCAAGAAACAGACGGTCAAGGAGGCCCGCGGACATATTCGGGTCCGATTCTCGATGGCAAACTGGTTGTTGAAACAGCTGAAAGTGCTTACAATGCAGGAAGGCAGGCAAAAGTTCCGCTCATCATTGGAAATTGCAGTGCAGAAATCGGTGGTAGCTTTGTAAATAATAGCCACTCAAAGGAGGAACTATTTTCACTTTTTGGAGAATTGAAGAGCGAAGCCGAAGCTGCTTTCGATCCTGATGGTACTAAAGAATTTGCAGAAGTTATTACAACGTTCAACACCGATTGGGTCTGGGGTGAACCTGCCAGGATGGTGGCGAGGTCGTTTGCAGCCGAAAAAGAACCGGTTTACGTCTATCATTTTGACTATGTTTCTCCCGCGATGAGAGTACGAGCACGATACGGTGCCGGACACGGTTCAGAGGTAGGTTATGTATTTGATACGCTGAATGAACGTAGAGATGCTCTCGAACCGTCCCCGGAAGAAAAAGAATTATCAAGAATGATGAATACTTATTGGACAAATTTCGCCAAAACTGGCAATCCAAATGGCGAAAATCTGCCTGTTTGGCCTCTTTACAATACACAAAAAGAAGAAATATTGGACATTGAGCCTGATGGTAAACCTATCGGAAAGTTTGATCCACGTAAAGCGAGATTAGATGTGATTGAAAAAACGTCCCAAATAAGAGACCGTTTACAATCTCGCGGTATTTAACAGCAAACTATTTGTGTCGAAATGAAACAGGGAATGAAAGTTGGTAAATTAATCGGGTTAGTCGTCGTTTTAGGCTTTATATCATACCACATAAATGCCCAAACGGAAG
This portion of the Lascolabacillus massiliensis genome encodes:
- a CDS encoding nuclear transport factor 2 family protein, with protein sequence MKTTIIGIILFVFSVQGLFAQTVTENFSDAEKEIIRLSKDKWQWMADKDVDKLSALFHEKAEFVHMGGNWNTERELQIIKSGGIWYKKADVHNVSVNIIDNTAILLNRIDLLAVVGGNEVTNPFIVTEVYIQQNGTWKLGSLSFTRVMTRDNN
- a CDS encoding aldo/keto reductase → MKRIIIFITLTVVFLIGNLSLANSQVLTANVPMLKLNNGIAMPQFGLGTFTATNEACKEACLVALKNGYRHIDTAHAYRNESGVGAAVKESGIPREEIWITSKLWPSEYGEGTTMEAIDKMLARLNTPYIDLLYVHQPVGDFVGAWKDMEKAVEAGKVRALGISNFDDSDEVFHAIVDNMKIKPAVMQIECHPYAQRLNVREKVKPYEIAIECWFPLGHGNKELLSNPVIGKIAETHNKTIAQIILRWHIQEGFSVIPGATNPDYIKENISIFDFELSDEEMTTMRSLNKEKRFFNMTLEQKQGFVNMKMED
- a CDS encoding carboxylesterase/lipase family protein — its product is MITNNHYYTSMKAIVLFLVFVLCCSFSPGTNNNIPATVHEPTVRIQSGVLRGTTEDGVDSYKGIPYAAPPVGEFRWRPPQPVTPWEGIRDASKFGPNCAQAGWETPPGTIAEGSSEDCLYLNVWVPSGTKSGTKLPVMVWIHGGGFVGGSGSGTTGNQFAKQGVILMTFNYRLGRLGHFAFPALSAEHPEEPKGSYAYMDQIAALKWVQDNIAAFGGDPENVTIFGFSAGGVSVHSLLTIPAARGLFHKAISESGGGRDGVLTGRPIKQENADPFYTVSAETIGINFAKKHGIEGTDAAALAKLRALKVEDIVDGGQETDGQGGPRTYSGPILDGKLVVETAESAYNAGRQAKVPLIIGNCSAEIGGSFVNNSHSKEELFSLFGELKSEAEAAFDPDGTKEFAEVITTFNTDWVWGEPARMVARSFAAEKEPVYVYHFDYVSPAMRVRARYGAGHGSEVGYVFDTLNERRDALEPSPEEKELSRMMNTYWTNFAKTGNPNGENLPVWPLYNTQKEEILDIEPDGKPIGKFDPRKARLDVIEKTSQIRDRLQSRGI